The following are from one region of the Capsicum annuum cultivar UCD-10X-F1 chromosome 1, UCD10Xv1.1, whole genome shotgun sequence genome:
- the LOC107862039 gene encoding uncharacterized protein LOC107862039 → MSQLLKIGKLCKRDQAEYKRYLHFEEIFWQQKVGYDWFDNGDRNTKFFHCIVKGRRKKLHLKRILSQEGNWLEEEDDITVEALEKVKNVVFNLKGDRASGPDGFTGKFYQCYLDIIGKDIHRMVIGFFRGNTLPKSVTHTYSVLLPKKELVNTFSDLRPISLSNFIIKIISRIMHDIIEAFLPRLVSANQSGFVIGRSIIENVLLTQEIVTGIRKRGNPTNVVIKIDMMKDYDRVSWFFLMKVLRRRVFLKFLFILYGYNY, encoded by the exons ATGTCTCAACTACTGAAAATAGGAAAGCTATGCAAAAGGGATCAAGCTGAGTACAAAAGATATTTGCATTTTGAAGAAATTTTCTGGCAACAAAAGGTAGGATATGACTGGTTTGATAATGGGGACAGAAATACAAAGTTCTTCCACTGTATTGTCAAGGGTAGAAGGAAGAAACTACATTTAAAGAGAATACTGAGTCAGGAAGGCAATTGGCTAGAAGAGGAAGATGATATTACAGTCGAAGCA TTAGAAAAGGTCAAGAATGTTGTGTTTAATTTGAAGGGAGACCGTGCTAGTGGGCCTGATGGCTTCACTGGTAAATTTTATCAATGCTATTTAGATATTATTGGGAAGGATATTCACAGGATGGTTATTGGATTTTTCAGAGGCAACACTCTTCCTAAATCAGTCACTCATACTTACTCGGTATTACTCCCTAAGAAAGAATTGGTGAATACTTTCTCTGATCTTAGGCCTATTAGTTTGAGCAATTTTATTATTAAGATTATCTCCagaatcatgcatgatataattGAGGCGTTTCTTCCTAGATTGGTTTCTGCCAACCAGTCAGGCTTTGTGATAGGAAGAAGTATTATTGAGAATGTGTTGTTAACTCAAGAGATAGTGACTGGTATTAGAAAGAGGGGTAATCCAACAAATGTTGTCATTAAGATAGATATGATGAAAGATTATGACAGGGTCTCATGGTTTTTCCTAATGAAGGTCCTAAGGAGACGGgtttttctgaaatttttatttatcttatatggATATAATTACTAA